One Littorina saxatilis isolate snail1 linkage group LG14, US_GU_Lsax_2.0, whole genome shotgun sequence genomic region harbors:
- the LOC138946623 gene encoding separin-like encodes MEKHWLGAWKGLLVGQTSDDCYNTDMDVAATKLSKLIHKFLSLRCAAGKARQIVELMQHTRDLPTILSGVLRTDVVSNTAFLEAVTSQVLEVMPKVKDADLPVIFILDKHLANFPMEQLSVTRDQPVTRVPSLSLLHHLLHLHGLTPSSSQTSPHTSGNRDSSQERSGDKSGDKSGDKSGDKSGDNHHSSKKKNDSEGSVAGNRCDGEDSEVSVAQRGVDPRSVFYVLNPDGDLTHTQTCLQGPYERNKDWQGVTGVVPTAEQYIQALTQHDLYIYSGHGSGSKYFSREEVLKLRCRAVVLLFGCSSVKVDLYRDLDPDAYFYSYLLAGSPCVLGNLWDITDRDIDLFCLELLHLWLAHQGTQPRLSLATLVQKARRVVRIRWLNGCSPVVYGLPMSLNRPNK; translated from the exons ATGGAGAAGCACTGGCTGGGGGCGTGGAAGGGGCTGCTGGTGGGTCAGACGTCTGACGACTGCTACAACACAGATATGGACGTTGCCGCCACCAAGCTCTCCAAACTCATACACAAGTTTCTCTCCCTGAGATGTGCTGCAGGGAAAGCCAGG CAAATAGTGGAGTTGATGCAGCACACCAGAGACCTACCCACAATCCTCTCTGGCGTGCTAAGAACAGACGTCGTCAGCAACACGGCTTTCCTGGAGGCCGTCACTTCTCAAGTGCTGGAGGTCATGCCCAAGGTCAAGGACGCTGACCTTCCTGTCATCTTCATACTGGACAAG CACCTGGCCAACTTCCCCATGGAGCAGTTGAGCGTGACCCGAGACCAGCCCGTCACCAGAGTtccctccctttccctcctcCACCACCTCCTCCACCTGCACGGCCTCACGCCTTCCTCCTCCCAAACCAGCCCTCACACCTCTGGCAACAGGGACAGCAGTCAGGAGAGGAGTGGTGACAAGAGTGGTGACAAGAGTGGTGACAAGAGTGGTGACAAGAGTGGTGACAATCATCACAGCAGTAAGAAGAAGAATGACAGCGAGGGAAGTGTTGCTGGAAACAGGTGTGATGGTGAGGACAGTGAAGTGAGCGTGGCGCAGAGAGGGGTGgaccccaggtctgtgttctaCGTGCTCAATCCTGACGGGgatctcactcacacacagacctgTCTGCAGGGGCCCTATGAACG aAACAAGGACTGGCAGGGGGTGACCGGGGTGGTGCCGACAGCGGAGCAATACATACAGGCCTTGACACAGCACGATCTCTACAT CTACTCAGGACACGGGAGTGGCAGCAAGTACTTTTCTCGGGAGGAGGTTCTCAAGCTTCGTTGTCGCgctgtggtgctgttgttcggCTGTAGCAGTGTCAAGGTCGACCTGTACCGTGACCTTGACCCAGACGCCTACTTCTACAGCTACCTCTTGGCTGGAAG CCCGTGTGTGCTGGGCAACCTGTGGGACATCACTGACCGCGACATCGACCTCTTCTGTCTGGAGCTCCTCCACCTCTGGTTGGCCCACCAGGGGACACAACCACGCCTCTCGCTCGCCACCCTTGTGCAGAAAGCTCGCCGCGTTGTCAGGATACGCTGGCTCAACGGCTGTTCCCCCGTTGTGTATGGTCTGCCCATGTCTCTCAACCGTCCCAACAAATGA